In the genome of Chelonia mydas isolate rCheMyd1 chromosome 26, rCheMyd1.pri.v2, whole genome shotgun sequence, one region contains:
- the GGCX gene encoding vitamin K-dependent gamma-carboxylase isoform X1, which yields MDRPRLRALCPLRGGSRLVGPQRRQSFAALLAESSPGRRQRDGAGAPEPTQQRSSWAQRLLGFEWADVSSWHRFVCLLNRPTDPASLGVFRFLFGLLMALDIPQERGLSYLDHKYLDGLEVCRFPLVNFLEPLPLDWMYLLYAVMLLGALGIMLGCCYRLSCLLFMLPYWYVFLLDKTAWNNHSYLYGLLGFQLTLMDANRYWSIDGLRDPRKRNAHVPLWNYTVLRMQIFIVYFIAGIKKLDADWVEGYSMGSLSRHWLFDPFKLVLSEEMTNLLVVHGGGLVLDLTAGYLLFFDTTRPAALVFVSYFHCMNSQLFSIGMFSYTMLATSPLFCSPDWPRRLGARFPACLRRLLPSLEPPQPSEACVYGGPERKGRGRGERGPGLRQKLGALFTVLYVLEQFFLPYSHFITQGYNNWTNGLYGYSWDMMVHSRSHQHVKITYRDGVTGELGYLNPGVFTQSRRWKDHADMLKQYAACLSQLLLNYNVSQPEIYFDVWVSINDRFQQRLFDPQVDIVRAEWSPFRHTPWLKPLLVDLSPWRAKLQDIESSLDNQTEVVFIADFPGLHLENFVSEDLGNTSLQLLKGEVVVEIVKEQRNYTLQEGDRMQLPPGEYHKVHTVSPEPSCYMYVYVNTTDVALERNLTELQELRDKVQNGSETEPLPPELQPILDGALGDTMQPDPVVQAFVRRQQRLEELQRRRNATLGARLQRFAARKYFLFRRSFLMTWISLRNLALGRPSLEQLAREVAYANMQPEAGVAGAEGVQKEPERAEL from the exons ATGGACAGACCACGGctcagagccctctgccccctcaggGGGGGATCACGGCTAGTGGGGCCTCAGAGGCGCCAGTCCTTTG ctgccctgctggcagagtcctcgCCCGGCCGCCGGCAGCGCGATGGCGCCGGGGCGCCGGAGCCCACCCAGCAGAGGAGCAGTTGGGCTCAGCGCTTGCTGGGCTTTGAATGGGCTGATGTGTCCAGCTGGCACCGCTTCGTCTGCCTGCTCAACAGACCCACGGACCCGGCCTCCCTGGGCGTCTTCCGCTTCCTGTTCG GGTTGCTGATGGCCCTGGACATCCCGCAGGAGCGTGGCCTGAGCTACCTGGACCACAAGTACCTGGATGGGCTGGAGGTCTGTCGCTTCCCGCTCGTGAACTTCCTGGAGCCCCTGCCGCTGGACTGGATGTACCTGCTCTACGCGGTCATGCTGCTGG GTGCCCTGGGGATCATGCTGGGCTGCTGCTACCGGCTGAGCTGCCTGCTCTTCATGCTGCCCTATTGGTACGTCTTCTTGTTGGACAAGACGGCCTGGAACAACCACTCCTACCTCTACGGCCTCCTCGGCTTCCAGCTCACCCTCATGGACGCCAACCGCTACtg GTCCATCGATGGGCTCAGGGACCCACGGAAGAGGAACGCCCACGTGCCCCTGTGGAACTACACAGTGCTGCGCATGCAG ATCTTCATCGTCTACTTCATCGCGGGCATCAAGAAGCTGGATGCTGACTGGGTGGAAGGCTACTCCATGGGGTCGCTGTCCCGCCACTGGCTCTTCGACCCCTTCAA GCTGGTGCTGTCAGAGGAGATGACCAACCTGCTGGTGGTGCATGGTGGGGGCCTGGTGCTGGACCTGACGGCTGGTTACCTGCTGTTCTTCGACACCACCCGCCCAGCGGCGCTCGTCTTCGTTTCCTACTTCCACTGCATGAACTCACAGCTCTTCAGCATTG GCATGTTCTCCTACACCATGCTTGCCACCAGCCCCTTGTTCTGCTCCCCGGACTGGCCGCGCCGCCTGGGTGCCAGGTTCCCGGCCTGCCTCCGAAGGCTCCTGCCCTCCTTGGAGCCACCGCAGCCCAGCGAGGCATGTGTGTACGGGGGGCCTGAGCGCAAGGGCCGAGGCAGGGGGGAACGAGGGCCAGGGCTGCGCCAGAAGCTGGGGGCCCTCTTCACCGTGCTGTACGTGCTGGAGCAGTTCTTCCTGCCCTACTCCCACTTCATCACCCAG GGCTACAACAACTGGACCAATGGACTGTACGGCTACTCGTGGGACATGATGGTCCATTCCCGCTCCCACCAGCACGTAAAGATCACCTACCGGGATGGTGTGACCGGGGAGCTGGGCTACCTCAACCCCGGG GTGTTCACGCAGAGCCGACGCTGGAAGGACCACGCTGACATGCTGAAGCAGTACGCCGCCTGCCTGAGCCAGCTGCTACTCAACTACAACGTCTCGCAGCCCGAGATCTACTTTGACGTCTGGGTCTCCATCAACGACCGCTTCCAGCAGAG GCTCTTCGACCCACAGGTGGACATCGTGCGGGCCGAGTGGTCTCCCTTCCGCCACACTCCGTGGCTCAAGCCGCTGCTGGTCGACCTGTCCCCCTGGAGGGCGAAGCTGCAGGATATCGAGAGCTCGCTGGACAACCAGACTGAGGTGGTTTTCATCGCTGATTTCCCAG GCCTGCACCTGGAGAACTTTGTGAGTGAGGACCTGGGCAACACGAGCCTGCAGTTGCTGAAGGGGGAGGTCGTGGTAGAGATCGTCAAGGAGCAGAGGAACTACACGCTGCAGGAAGGGGACAGGATGCAG CTGCCCCCAGGCGAGTACCACAAGGTGCACACGGTGTCGCCAGAGCCCTCCTGCTACATGTACGTTTACGTCAACACCACGGACGTGGCCCTGGAGCGGAACCTGACCGAGCTGCAGGAGCTGCGGGACAAGGTGCAGAACGGCAGCG AGACggagcccctgcccccagagctgcagcccatCCTCGATGGCGCCCTGGGGGACACCATGCAGCCGGACCCCGTCGTCCAGGCATTCGTGCGACGCCAGCAGCGactggaggagctgcagagacGGCGAAATGCCACGCTCGGGGCGCGGCTGCAGCGCTTCGCAGCCAGGAAGTACTTCCTCTTCCGCCGGAG CTTCCTGATGACCTGGATTTCGCTCAGGAACCTGGCGCTGGGGCGCCCGTCCCTGGAGCAGCTGGCGCGGGAGGTGGCCTATGCCAACATGCAGCCGGAGGCGGGcgtggcaggggcagagggggtgcagAAGGAGCCAGAGCGGGCTGAGCTCTGA
- the GGCX gene encoding vitamin K-dependent gamma-carboxylase isoform X2: protein MEPQRGRAAAALLAESSPGRRQRDGAGAPEPTQQRSSWAQRLLGFEWADVSSWHRFVCLLNRPTDPASLGVFRFLFGLLMALDIPQERGLSYLDHKYLDGLEVCRFPLVNFLEPLPLDWMYLLYAVMLLGALGIMLGCCYRLSCLLFMLPYWYVFLLDKTAWNNHSYLYGLLGFQLTLMDANRYWSIDGLRDPRKRNAHVPLWNYTVLRMQIFIVYFIAGIKKLDADWVEGYSMGSLSRHWLFDPFKLVLSEEMTNLLVVHGGGLVLDLTAGYLLFFDTTRPAALVFVSYFHCMNSQLFSIGMFSYTMLATSPLFCSPDWPRRLGARFPACLRRLLPSLEPPQPSEACVYGGPERKGRGRGERGPGLRQKLGALFTVLYVLEQFFLPYSHFITQGYNNWTNGLYGYSWDMMVHSRSHQHVKITYRDGVTGELGYLNPGVFTQSRRWKDHADMLKQYAACLSQLLLNYNVSQPEIYFDVWVSINDRFQQRLFDPQVDIVRAEWSPFRHTPWLKPLLVDLSPWRAKLQDIESSLDNQTEVVFIADFPGLHLENFVSEDLGNTSLQLLKGEVVVEIVKEQRNYTLQEGDRMQLPPGEYHKVHTVSPEPSCYMYVYVNTTDVALERNLTELQELRDKVQNGSETEPLPPELQPILDGALGDTMQPDPVVQAFVRRQQRLEELQRRRNATLGARLQRFAARKYFLFRRSFLMTWISLRNLALGRPSLEQLAREVAYANMQPEAGVAGAEGVQKEPERAEL from the exons ATGGAGCCGCAGCGGGGCCGCGCGGCAG ctgccctgctggcagagtcctcgCCCGGCCGCCGGCAGCGCGATGGCGCCGGGGCGCCGGAGCCCACCCAGCAGAGGAGCAGTTGGGCTCAGCGCTTGCTGGGCTTTGAATGGGCTGATGTGTCCAGCTGGCACCGCTTCGTCTGCCTGCTCAACAGACCCACGGACCCGGCCTCCCTGGGCGTCTTCCGCTTCCTGTTCG GGTTGCTGATGGCCCTGGACATCCCGCAGGAGCGTGGCCTGAGCTACCTGGACCACAAGTACCTGGATGGGCTGGAGGTCTGTCGCTTCCCGCTCGTGAACTTCCTGGAGCCCCTGCCGCTGGACTGGATGTACCTGCTCTACGCGGTCATGCTGCTGG GTGCCCTGGGGATCATGCTGGGCTGCTGCTACCGGCTGAGCTGCCTGCTCTTCATGCTGCCCTATTGGTACGTCTTCTTGTTGGACAAGACGGCCTGGAACAACCACTCCTACCTCTACGGCCTCCTCGGCTTCCAGCTCACCCTCATGGACGCCAACCGCTACtg GTCCATCGATGGGCTCAGGGACCCACGGAAGAGGAACGCCCACGTGCCCCTGTGGAACTACACAGTGCTGCGCATGCAG ATCTTCATCGTCTACTTCATCGCGGGCATCAAGAAGCTGGATGCTGACTGGGTGGAAGGCTACTCCATGGGGTCGCTGTCCCGCCACTGGCTCTTCGACCCCTTCAA GCTGGTGCTGTCAGAGGAGATGACCAACCTGCTGGTGGTGCATGGTGGGGGCCTGGTGCTGGACCTGACGGCTGGTTACCTGCTGTTCTTCGACACCACCCGCCCAGCGGCGCTCGTCTTCGTTTCCTACTTCCACTGCATGAACTCACAGCTCTTCAGCATTG GCATGTTCTCCTACACCATGCTTGCCACCAGCCCCTTGTTCTGCTCCCCGGACTGGCCGCGCCGCCTGGGTGCCAGGTTCCCGGCCTGCCTCCGAAGGCTCCTGCCCTCCTTGGAGCCACCGCAGCCCAGCGAGGCATGTGTGTACGGGGGGCCTGAGCGCAAGGGCCGAGGCAGGGGGGAACGAGGGCCAGGGCTGCGCCAGAAGCTGGGGGCCCTCTTCACCGTGCTGTACGTGCTGGAGCAGTTCTTCCTGCCCTACTCCCACTTCATCACCCAG GGCTACAACAACTGGACCAATGGACTGTACGGCTACTCGTGGGACATGATGGTCCATTCCCGCTCCCACCAGCACGTAAAGATCACCTACCGGGATGGTGTGACCGGGGAGCTGGGCTACCTCAACCCCGGG GTGTTCACGCAGAGCCGACGCTGGAAGGACCACGCTGACATGCTGAAGCAGTACGCCGCCTGCCTGAGCCAGCTGCTACTCAACTACAACGTCTCGCAGCCCGAGATCTACTTTGACGTCTGGGTCTCCATCAACGACCGCTTCCAGCAGAG GCTCTTCGACCCACAGGTGGACATCGTGCGGGCCGAGTGGTCTCCCTTCCGCCACACTCCGTGGCTCAAGCCGCTGCTGGTCGACCTGTCCCCCTGGAGGGCGAAGCTGCAGGATATCGAGAGCTCGCTGGACAACCAGACTGAGGTGGTTTTCATCGCTGATTTCCCAG GCCTGCACCTGGAGAACTTTGTGAGTGAGGACCTGGGCAACACGAGCCTGCAGTTGCTGAAGGGGGAGGTCGTGGTAGAGATCGTCAAGGAGCAGAGGAACTACACGCTGCAGGAAGGGGACAGGATGCAG CTGCCCCCAGGCGAGTACCACAAGGTGCACACGGTGTCGCCAGAGCCCTCCTGCTACATGTACGTTTACGTCAACACCACGGACGTGGCCCTGGAGCGGAACCTGACCGAGCTGCAGGAGCTGCGGGACAAGGTGCAGAACGGCAGCG AGACggagcccctgcccccagagctgcagcccatCCTCGATGGCGCCCTGGGGGACACCATGCAGCCGGACCCCGTCGTCCAGGCATTCGTGCGACGCCAGCAGCGactggaggagctgcagagacGGCGAAATGCCACGCTCGGGGCGCGGCTGCAGCGCTTCGCAGCCAGGAAGTACTTCCTCTTCCGCCGGAG CTTCCTGATGACCTGGATTTCGCTCAGGAACCTGGCGCTGGGGCGCCCGTCCCTGGAGCAGCTGGCGCGGGAGGTGGCCTATGCCAACATGCAGCCGGAGGCGGGcgtggcaggggcagagggggtgcagAAGGAGCCAGAGCGGGCTGAGCTCTGA